A portion of the Lolium rigidum isolate FL_2022 chromosome 1, APGP_CSIRO_Lrig_0.1, whole genome shotgun sequence genome contains these proteins:
- the LOC124706278 gene encoding obtusifoliol 14-alpha demethylase-like, with protein MDMTSSAVWFTVALVLITLDLPSKINFLYNKYGSVFTISLFGNHVTLLIGPEVSAHFFQGLDSDISHGNLLEFTVPMFGREVAYGVDIPTRNEQARFYVDAFRQSKLRRHFDPMLQEVEGYFSKWDKEGIVDLKHEFEELLMLISSRCLLGKEVREKMLDEFYTLFRDIESGVNLMSVFFPYIPTPANRRRDKAHANLVELLSEIVRSRKSSSRVEEDVLQKLMDSKYKDGHSTTETEVAGLIIGLIFGGKHTSSHATTWTGACLLSHAKFLTSASEEQKEIMTKYKGKIEYDALLEMDTLHSCIKEALRMNPPAPMLLRKAHKHFTVRTKEGQEYGIPREHTIASPIVQNNNMPNVYKDPHLYDPDRFGPARQEDILGGKFSFTSFGGGRHLCVGEAYAYMQIKIIWSHLLNNFDLTLLSPYPKTDWNKLIPEPQGSMMVSYKRRRLQG; from the exons ATGGACATGACAAGTAGCGCCGTGTGGTTCACTGTGGCTCTTGTTCTCATCACTCTC GATCTTCCATCGAAGATAAACTTTCTATACAACAAGTATGGCAGTGTGTTCACAATTAGTCTGTTTGGAAATCATGTAACCCTCTTGATCGGAccagaggtctcagctcatttctTTCAAGGATTGGATTCAGATATTAGCCATGGTAATCTTCTTGAGTTCACTGTGCCCATGTTTGGACGAGAGGTTGCTTACGGTGTTGATATCCCCACTCGGAATGAGCAGGCTCGTTTTTATGTTGACGCATTCAGGCAGTCAAAGTTGAGGAGACATTTTGATCCCATGCTTCAAGAGGTAGAG GGCTACTTTAGCAAATGGGACAAGGAAGGCATTGTTGACTTAAAACATGAATTTGAAGAGTTACTCATGTTGATATCAAGCCGCTGTCTATTAGGAAAAGAGGTTCGAGAGAAGATGTTGGATGAGTTCTATACTCTGTTTCGTGATATCGAGAGCGGAGTGAACTTGATGAGTGTCTTCTTCCCATACATCCCAACCCCAGCAAACCGTAGGCGTGACAAGGCACATGCCAACCTAGTAGAGTTACTCTCTGAAATTGTGAGATCACGGAAGAGCTCTAGCAGGGTTGAGGAGGACGTGCTACAGAAATTGATGGATTCCAAGTATAAAGACGGCCACTCCACAACCGAGACAGAGGTAGCAGGATTGATAATTGGATTGATCTTTGGTGGAAAGCACACAAGCTCTCATGCTACTACCTGGACCGGAGCTTGCCTACTCAGCCATGCAAAATTCTTAACATCTGCATCTGAGGAGCAAAAGGAAATCATGACGAAATACAAGGGTAAAATAGAATATGATGCCTTGTTAGAGATGGATACTCTGCATAGTTGTATCAAAGAGGCACTTCGGATGAACCCACCAGCACCAATGTTGCTTCGCAAGGCACATAAACATTTCACAGTGCGGACAAAAGAAGGCCAAGAGTATGGCATTCCGAGAGAGCATACTATCGCAAGTCCTATAGTGCAAAACAATAACATGCCTAACGTTTATAAGGATCCTCACTTGTATGACCCAGATAGGTTTGGTCCGGCAAGACAGGAGGACATACTTGGTGGCAAATTctctttcacatcatttggtggtGGAAGGCATCTTTGCGTTGGGGAGGCCTATGCCTATATGCAAATTAAAATAATATGGAGCCATTTGCTAAACAATTTTGATCTCACACTGTTGTCTCCTTATCCCAAAACTGATTGGAATAAGTTAATCCCGGAGCCTCAAGGAAGTATGATGGTCAGCTATAAGAGACGTCGACTGCAAGGCTAG